AGGTTCCCCAACCCGGGCTGGAGCGCGGCCAGGAGGTCGCGCTTCAGGCGGTCACGGAAATCCTGCGTGAGCAGCGGGTGCGGCTTGACCGAGATCACGACCCGCCACAGGTACTGCTGCTTCGGTTCGGGGTCGAGTTGGGCGAACGCGGGTGAACCCGCCAAGAGCGCAACGGCAACAACGGCGACCAAGCGACGGACCATACAGAACCTCCGGCGAACGGTGTTGTGAGTGTACCAGATTTCGCGGGCGCCTGCGCGCTCGCGGGGACCGCACTCTATGCTCTGGCGTGAGCCGATTGCTCCCCCGTGCGCGCACGGGTACACTAACCAAACCGAAATTCAAATCGAAATTAGTGCTCCGGAGTGACTGTGTATGCGCTTTGTGCCCGTTATTCTCGCACTCGCGAGTTGCGCCTGGCTCACCTCCAGCGCCCAAGAACCGAAATCCCAGCCGAAACCGGGTGAGAAGGCGGCGAAGGCCGACAAGAACGAACCGGTCGCCGGGCGCAAGACGAAGAAAATCGAGGGCTTCACGTTCCTCCTCAGCGAAGAAGCCCTCAACGCGGACGTCTCGAAGTACGAGCGCCCGCCACTGGAGGTGCTGGACTACGAGTGCAAGTTGCTCATCAAGATGCTTTCGCCGAAGGCGGTCGACTTGCTCCGCCGGTTGACGGTGTTCGTAGACTGGGACGAGAAGATCACGCTCTCCAACGGCCGGGATGGAGTCGCGCTCGCGTCGTACTACGGCGGCGGGGCGCAACAGATGGTGAAGGAGGGGCGGCACCCGCTCCAGGCGAAGACGGTCACCATCCACACTCTCAAGTCACTGACCGAGCAGCGCCAGCCGAAAAACGACAGTCGTACCTCGTGTCTGCTGCTCCACGAATTCGCCCACGCGGTCCACGACCAACTGTTCGGGTTCGACCACGCGGGGATCAAGGCCGCCTACGAGCAGGCGATGGAGCGGAAGCTCTACGAGAAGGACTTCTACGCTGCGACCAACCCGCGCGAGTTCTTCGCCGAACTGAGCTGCACCTACCTCGACCGGCTGCACTACTACCCCCACAACCGCGACGAGTTGAAGAAGCACGACCCGGTCACGTTCAAGACGATGGAGTCCGTTTGGACGGGCGCGACCGCGAGCAAGGTGGCGAAAGTTCCCCCGCCCCACGCAGAGAAGGGGAATTTGGATCTGACCCTCTCCACCGATGTGAAGTTCGGGCCGGTCGTCAATGGCCCCAATGCCGCTGTGGACAAGCTCGCCGGGAAGGTCGTTTTGATCGGGTATTGGGGCGGGCTGCACGCGAACGTGCTGGACCGGCTCGAGCGGCTCCAGGCCGAACTGGGCACCTACGGACTGGTGGTCGTGTGTCCG
This region of Gemmata massiliana genomic DNA includes:
- a CDS encoding zinc-dependent peptidase, giving the protein MRFVPVILALASCAWLTSSAQEPKSQPKPGEKAAKADKNEPVAGRKTKKIEGFTFLLSEEALNADVSKYERPPLEVLDYECKLLIKMLSPKAVDLLRRLTVFVDWDEKITLSNGRDGVALASYYGGGAQQMVKEGRHPLQAKTVTIHTLKSLTEQRQPKNDSRTSCLLLHEFAHAVHDQLFGFDHAGIKAAYEQAMERKLYEKDFYAATNPREFFAELSCTYLDRLHYYPHNRDELKKHDPVTFKTMESVWTGATASKVAKVPPPHAEKGNLDLTLSTDVKFGPVVNGPNAAVDKLAGKVVLIGYWGGLHANVLDRLERLQAELGTYGLVVVCPNTLVREDDLIKADAEKRGGSVTVLRNAFVKEGSGPEFKSQLGGHALVFDSTGKCVHRGSAYDIEAPVRAAVGKLLLTTACGPDEAPKAFKPVADAFAAGGSPVSVVSKVAPLTTSPDEDIKTKAKKLQELILAPGQKALAEAQANVKTDPVSAFIGAEKLAVSFKNTPIGTKAATIVSTLRIDKAVVAELKARTQAAEIEKLAGKLRGQEGSIKPAEASFQSKHQQALAQMKTLLDQLRKQHPTARATAEAEKAAREFSVP